One genomic segment of Brassica napus cultivar Da-Ae chromosome A3, Da-Ae, whole genome shotgun sequence includes these proteins:
- the LOC106442990 gene encoding LOW QUALITY PROTEIN: salicylate/benzoate carboxyl methyltransferase (The sequence of the model RefSeq protein was modified relative to this genomic sequence to represent the inferred CDS: inserted 2 bases in 1 codon; substituted 1 base at 1 genomic stop codon) codes for MIVYIMFTXMYSCTFYMYFFXCMTCRCDYKTENESSSGDEERSSKYSFVSALCMSGGEGANSYSTNSLLQRRALAKAKPVLVKNIKELMMDLNFPKYIKVADLGCSSGQNTFLAMSEIINTINVFCQKWNQNPPEIDCCLNDLPNNDFNTTFKLIHSFKEKNFTSKVPYFVSGVPGSFYSRLFPRKSLHLVHSSYGLHWLSKVPEGLEKNKMSVYITASSPLSAYKAYLKQFQRDFTTFLKLRSEEMVSNGRMVLTFIGRNNMDNPLHRDCCHFWTLLSKSLHDLVIEGLVSASMVDSFYMPFYDPSKEEVKEIVGKEGSFEIKDLEAHEYDLGHCNQDQSKRSKSGQNEAVYIRAVSEPLLVAHFGNAIINRLFGKFAHHVSQHAGCRNKTTVSLVVSLTRK; via the exons atgattgtatatattatgtttacatAGATGTATTCATGCACCTTCTATATGTATTTCTT ATGTATGACATGCAGATGTGATTATAAGACTGAGAACGAGTCGAGTAGCGGCGATGAAGAGAGAAGTAGCAAATACTCTTTTGTGAGTGCTCTATGTATGAGCGGAGGAGAGGGAGCCAACAGCTACTCGACAAATTCTCTTCTTCAG AGAAGAGCGTTAGCAAAGGCTAAGCCAGTTTTGGTTAAGAACATAAAGGAGCTGATGATGGACTTGAACTTTCCTAAATACATTAAAGTAGCTGATTTGGGCTGCTCTTCAGGACAGAACACGTTCTTGGCAATGTCTGAAATCATCAATACAATCAATGTGTTCTGTCAAAAGTGGAACCAAAACCCACCAGAAATAGATTGTTGTCTAAACGATCTCCCTAATAACGATTTTAACACGACATTCAAACTCATACATTCCTTCAAAGAGAAGAACTTCACAAGTAAAGTACCATACTTCGTTTCTGGAGTACCAGGTTCCTTCTACTCGAGGCTCTTCCCTCGTAAGAGTCTCCATTTAGTACATTCCTCTTATGGCCTCCATTGGCTCTCTAAG GTTCCTGAAGGACTTGAAAAGAACAAAATGAGTGTGTACATCACAGCTTCAAGTCCCCTAAGTGCATACAAGGCTTACTTAAAACAATTCCAAAGAGATTTCACAACATTTTTGAAACTGCGTTCTGAAGAAATGGTTTCTAATGGACGTATGGTTCTCACTTTCATTGGTAGAAACAATATGGATAATCCATTGCATAGAGATTGTTGTCACTTTTGGACATTATTATCCAAATCTCTTCATGACCTAGTCATCGAg GGTCTTGTGAGTGCTTCGATGGTAGATTCGTTCTACATGCCTTTTTATGATCCTAGCAAAGAAGAAGTTAAAGAAATAGTAGGGAAAGAGGGTTCctttgaaatcaaagatttaGAGGCACATGAATATGATCTTGGCCATTGTAACCAAGACCAGTCAAAGAGAAGTAAGTCAGGGCAAAATGAAGCCGTTTATATAAGAGCGGTGAGCGAACCATTGCTCGTGGCTCACTTTGGAAATGCCATTATCAATAGATTGTTTGGCAAGTTCGCACATCATGTGTCTCAACATGCTGGTTGCAGAAACAAAACGACCGTTAGTCTAGTTGTTTCATTGACTCGCAAATAA